The region AAATTATACTAAACGATTACATTAAATAAAGGCTATAAGAACAAAccataaagataaaattttttttacctgttaACATAAAAATGTACCTATCAACTTTTGAATCTCTCAAGATAAAAGTCTCTTTAGATATCACTAAAGTAAACAATGCCCTAAAATTCAATTCTTGTAGCAGCTCAACATTGTTGAATCTAAATGGAAATATTCAAGTAAGATAATTTCAATATgaacaaattaattttcatttctagaatacaaattttaattctaatagtGCCTTAATAACTAAAGGCATTATATCACACCATTAGCTAATGCTGATTactattatttctttaatgtttgtaaaatgaaaacaaacctTAGATAAATTGGTCTTTAAGTCTTGTTGGCCACTATGTCCTCATGAAATTTCatgtttataatatactttGACGCCAGGTTATCTTTAGCCCTTGAAAACTTAGCAAGAGCATATATTATCAATACGAAACGTCTAAAGAAAGCCCACTAAATCATAGGATCAAAATTAATTCATTTGAGTCAGCTGTCATGAAATGCTATTTTCTAAAAGCATTTTTCATGcctagttttttttgttgataataagcaaataaaaacattaagaccgcaatgaaattaaaaaagaaaaaaagaaaaggaaattgagtaattttaatatattcatcTATACATATACAGATAACACACCTTAAGACGGTATATTTACACTTctaacacaaaaaattaaaataaaaaattttgctgcAAGTTTTTTGATTCCTGATGATTTCTGGTGAAGACAAAATTATCTTTGTTGTAAAACAGACTTGATTAAAAGTAACAGGCATGCATgctgattaacttttttatgcattgcattacatatatattgtttatgacAACTTTTGTGAACATCTAGGAAAAAGTCTCagcttttttaacatttattaaaatcaaattaacacACAGACTGTTCAGGTCAATCACAATACTtgcattataaacattaaaacattttaaaagttcatctCTTATAGGAATTTATTTCTCTGCTAAGAGTAACTAGTTCATCAGCTGGGCGACACATATATACAGGGACCTCAATATTCGTAAGGCAATGGAATGCAGATATATAGACCAAGGCATAATTGTTGTTAGACCACTTCATGCATATTGAACAATTCGAGGACTCAATACCAATCAcctttaacaaaagaaaatcgATATGAAAGATAACAAATATAATCagaatattattcaaatataatgcttatgataaagattattttctcaATAAAAGAACTTTGAAAGTTTACATTTAGGCATTAAAActggtaaaaaaaactttttaattctttttttgaaatttaatttatataattttaattcagGACATTAATAACAGTAAATAGATTCAGTTACAAATAATTAGTTGTGAcaattggtttatttttattaccaatacaagcaataaatttgtaaatcaaatttgataaaaaaaaaaaaaaaaaaaaaattaagaactttATCTACATGTTATATAGGTCAGATTCTAGCAGTTTATAAGAATGCAGTGCTCACTACCATTTATATAGTTCTTTTCGTCACATTGAAGTTCTTGACagctttggaaaaaaaatttaataaataaattctcacaaatgataaaataatcaAAGTAAAATGGACTGTTTAATCTAACACATAAGAATTAAAGGTACTAATTTGTTGTGAAAACAATTCACTCATACTGTTGAAAGACAATGTCATTCGTACAAGTATCACAACTTTTATAGCAAACACTAAAAAAGGGctattttaagttaaacttgTTACTGCTAtgcagttttataaaataatagcttcagttttaaataataataaagtaactgTTGACAACTATGTCGGTATATGAAACTTAGTAAACATAATTGGCAAGTGACAAAACAGACTTAGTTTGTAGGtcattaaattgaaaatatatacatatgcatgaaaaaactgtgcaatagagTAAAAGTAgagtattttctatttaaacaaactttttttgatttgcatGAATCTGACCTCTAAAAACAtgacataaagaaaaaaatttctatcaaattaaaacaacttGTGTATATGAATAGCTGTTGAATGAAAAGCTTAACTAAACTTTAAAAGCATAAAGGCAAATGAATTATAAAGAGCATTGATTATAAAGTTTTGATGCCTtgtcataaatataaatttaataacttctaaACCAAttcaaataattcttttaaaagcaTTAATCTATGATTTGATGTTTAAAAACTGaacatttagtattttattaataaaaatgatgaaaccaaatatttttattgcttgattcaaaaaaagaaatgaaatttttaaatataaatatactcaagtaggcaataaaaaaaagggaTATGGGAAGAGATAGAATTTTGccaaattaaaaagacaataGCTATTAAACATTCTTACGTTTTGAGTCTGGTCCATACCCTCCACCACCTCCTTGATGACCTCCATACCCTCCACCACTGCCATAACCTCCTCCGGGATGTGAACCACTTTGGTTGTATCCACCACCACCATACCCTCCACCTCGACCTCCTCCATTATAACCTCCTTGTGGCGGGCTATATTGACCATATCCACCACCAGGGTTATCACCATAATTACCTCCACCTCTTCCATAATCACCGCCACGACCACCACCACGCCCATCATCAAATCCTCTATTACCCCCTCTGCTTTCAaaaccaccaccaccaccacgaTTATCTCTTCCACCATCCCTTCCGCCACCATCACGACCCCCAAAGCCTCTGCTTCCACCTCGTCCACCACCAAAACCACCACTGTCATAGCTATTACTTCGCCCTCCTCCTCTACCACCACCTCGCCCACCGCCACCACCTCCTCCTCTAcccccaccaccaccaccactgCGTCCTCCTCTACCACCACCGCCACCACCTCCACGACCTCCAGATCTACCACCACCTCCACGACCTCCTCCTCTACCACCACGACCACCACCTCTACCACCATCCCTACCACCACCACCACCCCTACCACGACGCTGTGGAGGTTTTCCACTTGCAGGTTGTCCTGCATGCTGAACCATAATATGCCGATGACCCAAGGGAGTTTCATTAAGTCCAGCAATTGCAGCATCAGCTTCTTCTTTTGTTTCAAACTCGACAAATCCAAATCCTCGGGAACGATTCGGATCTTCCTTTTCCATTACAACATGAGCTATTAaggtattaaaattaaagaaatttaactttatttcttgAGTATTaactatgtttaaaatacaaatataaaactatacCATCATAAGGAGTCCCATACTTTGAAAACATTTCCTCAAGATCTGGACCACGCGTGTCAAACGGCAATGAGCCAACATAAAGTTTAATTCGTTCACtcattttactttaataatctACAGAGAAAAAAACATTCAGTCTACACagcctcatatatatatatatatatatatatatatatatatatatatatatatatatatatatatatatatatatatatatatatatatatgaatatatatatatataatgtttcaATGCCATATCTTGTTGTacgtgaatatatatatatatatatttgaatataaagcataaaaaacAGCTGcgtataaactaaatttattcttCGTAATATTTCGATCTGCTTTTGCACAGATCGTCATCAGAcgtaaaatataatacaaaaaaaaaaaaaaacccgttacaaatattacttaaaaacgtcaaacgtgtgtgtgtgtgtgtgtgtctatatatatatatatatatatatatatatatatatatatatatatatatatatatatatatatatatatatatatatgtacacacacacacacacacacacattaatACCTTAATATGCAAACTgggtaatttaattttttgaagtatGACTTTTAAAACGGAAATCTATCAAGAGTCTGCATATGGATACCTTGATATATGCAAATTAAGTAacttcattttttgataaaatgccATCATCAAGTCATTTTGTCAAAATATTGGAGTTACCCAACTTGCATATTAaagtatcaatatatatatatacatacacatatataaatatatacacacacatatatacatatataataaataaatatacacacacTCACATATACATACGCACATTTTTTAGTGAATTTGTATACATTATTAATTGAATTTTCCTGATTAagttatgattaatttttaattctttactcTTGAGTccctaataaaataaaaatttaaaaaaagggggAGGGgcgtttataagtttttttgggAAAATTTCCAACCCACCCTTATATTATTAAGACCAccctgtttattaatttttacttgatatcaaaaaacaaaacaaatcagtgaaaattggccttaaaaattagaaaataattatttcaatcacTGATAAAAACTTTAGTGTAAACATGCTTTACAAATCACCAACCAAGTTAATCTCGACTTGTCAAAAATGAGCTTTTAGTTTATTCCTTACTAAAGTGAATAACTTATACCAGCATATTAAATTCTATTGGAATAATTACAAAACATTTGTAAGAAAATGTGCATTTGACTGAAAACCAcactttttgaattttaaaaacattacatttaGTTATCACAGTAATAAATAATCTAAAGAactaatttcaattattttttaaaagcaaagagCCATTTTTGAGGCTTTAAAAATTAGTcttcgaaaatattttttattactaaatcatcttatttgtcaaaaataagaaatgtaCTACATTATACTTTCAAAATGTCTTCACTTTAGCATACTTggtatattaaatacatttatacaCAGGGTTAACTTGTGAAAATAAGATAtctagtagaaaaaataaactgtcttttgaatctttaattctCTTACGAGAGCTTAAACTGCTGTGATACACATGTTTCTACTTTCactttgataataattttagtttctggtaaaaattataatgaaaaaagttttaacatattGAGATTTATTAGGTCCAGATAAGGCTACTATTGCAAAATAGTTTGACTTTTGTCAAGTAGCTTGTAGGTCATAGCTATAAATTATGCAGTTCGCTATATTAGCCATACCACTAACCGTGTTAAAATCTAAATCATCTAAAAATCactataaaaacgtttttttttggtCATGCTCCAATCAtacctgtaaaaaaattttttttcttcaatccCTGTGGGTAAACAATGAAAGTGtgtgaaatttaaattaacactTTAACAAGTTGAAagtgtaaatttaaatttttaataatcaatataattgttaactattttattttgtaagatCGAGGTTTTTGttagtatacattttttttcaataacgtaaatttaaaaacttaaaacaacatCGATTgtaaaacttcttaaaatttCACTAAATTAAGTTAATACTTGCCAGTCCAATTTACAATTTATGGTAAATAATCTATTTAGGTTCACAATTAATATGGTATAATTTATGGTATACAATTAAGATAGTGTTCTTTGCTGAAggaaaacaataaacaaaacaaaaaaattattgtacacAGCATTGAGAACTTAAAGCAATATCGACAAATCTTTGAATCGAGCCTTACATAGATTTcgcataaaaaaacattgaaaaaaatcttaactaaGTAAAATTACTCTGAACAAACAAAgcaataaaagagaaataaatcATACTTAACAGGCGAGGAGGTAAAAGCAATAATAAACCAGCGACAATATGATCGAGGGAGAGAGAACTACACCAAGAACTAACGCGAACCTCTCAATGCATTAAAAGAATTGAGTGGCGTTACAAATTCTTTATTGAATGTAGCGCATGCGCTGCAAAAATTTGAATGGCTTTTAGTACCACAATTCCTTGCGCGTCAAATATTGCTATAACAACGAGGTCCGGAACGAAGATAAATCTAGACGGGCATCTACTAGACTAATTAACTTTTATGTAGCCGTCATATTGGAAAGTCGCACTGATCAACTTAGTCTACAAGAGTTGTTATGAAATAATGAAGTTTTTCTGTGTTAATGAGGTGTTACTAGATGTCTGGATCCATCCCtgaaatctgtttttatttttgaaaatctgtATCCGTTTGCTAAATATAACTTGTTTCTAGTGAAATCTAAAATGAAATATCGTCTCTGGAAAGTTCGAGTTCAATCACCACCAAATCTCTAGTAGTACCACGAGTAGGAGTATCAACTTTCTCCGCACAGCAACTTTgatcgtcaaggttcgtgtttcaagGTAGTGGTCTTCTTCTCCTCGGGTGAATTAAAATTGAAtgtgtatttacatatatatatatatattaggccatcccataatttttttttgacaaccaaATTACATGCGGAGTCGCTAATGAGTGGCGTAGAGATCATATTtataagtcaaatttttttattttttattttttcctgttAGAAGTATTCGCGCCGGTCGTTCGAAGTTACGCACTAGGCAATTTATGACCAAAATTGAGCAGTTTTCAACACAACGGCGCGAATCAATTCTGATGTCGAATccagttaattttttcatttatattctCTTCATGTGTTCCCATACCAAAAAAAACACTGTGCTTTTCGAGTTAAGAAATACACTGATTTTGATAGAAAAATCAACATTTGTGTTATTTCAAAGTGCCTTTTTGTTGATCTATGAGGTCATTTTCAGTCATggtgcaatatttttttttttttacttcttattGGTATCAAacgatgtttttaaaaaaattacttttattggAACCTAAGATTAAACAAAGCCAAACTTAAAATGGTTACCCCCAAAAGATTTGTTATAggactttaaatattttgctgtAGATTTAACTAGATCAAAATGTGTTGATATATTTCAGAAAATATCTACTTAGATTTTGTGCgtgttattttaaattcttattaaattttaagtgctcatcacagagcaccgcgggaaAATTTTTTACTAGTAAATGTCGTTTATATGACTAAACCGGCATCAATCCTCGGACCTCCGATATTAAAGTAAGAACTCTAAGTACTGCCATAGCtgctattatatttattatatatataatatattctttcCTTTAAGACACATATCTCTAAAAAtcacataatttagttttttttaaaatgcattttcaaGGTTTAGAGTCTACAGTAAGGTAATTCTAATTATTAGAGATATTGGAAAGGTTTTGAATTATTAACTCACAGCCAGTAGCGAGGGAGCAGGCGTTGTAACTGACTCCTTGTATCCATTCTTCGTCTTTTTAAATGGCTTTTTCCAAGAGTTTTTCATTTGGAGAAGGTTCTGAAGTTTTTCCTCGCTCTTCGCACGCTTTACATTATCTTGAATGAGTTTTACTGCAcgttctgatgagtctttaacAACTTCGACAGATTTTACGAAGCTTTGAAACTCATTGTATCCTGGAAATTCTTTCCAAAAAATCTGAGGGAGTTTCATCCATAgacatttttcaaaagtatgacctaggatatcaaaaattaaccaGGAATCTGGCGAAATATATGATTCAAGACCTGGTGGTTGatctatattaaacaaaaaactgctATCAGAAAGGATTTCAGTTTTGGTTCTAACCGTTCCTACATATTTAATGCCACTCCGTTGGGTTGAATAAAGAACTTTTGCCATCTTTTCCATTTCGATGTAGTGATCTTTATTAGAACATGCTAGCGCCAGCACCACGGTTGATGGATCCAAATACCACATATGGTTTCGCCATGATTTTAATACCACTTCTGCGGCAGGCTCATACGCATTGTAATGGCACATCTGCCAATAGTTTCGTTGATCCTAAGAGTGtgagttaaaaataatgcaatacaGATAGTAAGTAAGGTTGATAATGACACGTCTAACATCTAATGTAATAAGTGTCATTTATTTATGTCATTAttctaaaacaatttagttggtatttttttgaaacaaattattcttaaattatgagactaatataaaaatatttaggaaattaagttttacttcAAAAGCTGCAGAATCAGAAAACTCGCAGGTCAAAAACCACGATGCCCAGAAAAGAGAAATGTATTCAGCCATTCTGTTGATCTCTTTGACAATTTCATCACTAAGAAAAAGAACCTGTCTGATCTTAGGGAGAAGCAAATTGAACTTCATATAGTACAATGCCTTTGCCATGAACCTGGCGTGTGAAATAGCTCCGGTTTTGTGAATTTTATACCTAACTGTCTGATCTTCTTCAAGGAACATAAATACAAGCTCTGCCAGTTCACAATAATCTTTGCGCTTCTCAAAAgtctaaatgtatataatttacaacttaattaaaaacttttatgtttcttctttctatttttatagttggtatatatatttggtataaagttgttttaaagtaatatatttctttattttaaccTTACCTGACTATttcttaacttgtttttatctATCAGGTCCTTGCAAGTTTTTAGCACCAATAGAGCCTGCTTCTCCAACCAGGTACCCTTAACATTCTGGTGATTAAATTTCAACAGCATCTTCTCGTTGTTTGCATCAATACCATGCCAGTTCTGCTTTAGAGATTTAAATAGTTGATTCTCTGGTCCAACAGATTTGTTTACTGCAACTTCAttgcaaaagtgttttatatggAGCTCTCCTACATGATGGCGGCAGGCTAACAAGAGCAATGGTCGGCCATAAAAATTAGCTAATCTTGCACAAGCTCCTTTTAAATAGCCAGTGTTTGAAGCAGTGGTATCAAAACAAACTCCGTGGATGAACTGCCCTAGATCAAAAGAATCTAATAGATTTTGAATTGCTGTGAACTGAGCCTCACCACTGCTGTGTTCCAACCCTGGAGCGCCTAACAGATGGGACTGATTGTCATACCTTATAAGCACACAAATTCGGTCTTTTGTCTCATCTATGCTACCCGTataatctttgataattttGCTATCAAAATGCACAATGATGGGTTTGCCGCTCGTCTTAACCATACTGGTTATGTTTGCTCTAAGAACACCAGCATCATTTCTTATTATTGTATCAAAAATCCTGTGAGTTGAGCTGTGGGATAATGTTACATTTTCTATATCTCCACCGGCattgcaaagaaaaaaagagataaGTGCTGTTGCCTGGTTAGTAGATATTCCCATCCCAATAGCAGTTCTggcagtttttgaaaaaatgtcttttgGTATCTTTAGAGTCATATTTTTAACTGTCTTCTTCTTTGATGCGTTACCAATCTTAAAATCATCTTCGGAACATGTATCATTAGAGTCATCAGTAATTATTTCACTTTCAGAGGAAAATCCGGAGAAAtcatggaaagttttttttactataccAGAGGTTTTAGAGTTATTTCTTGATGCAGATCTATTACTAACATCTACAAACCGACCGTCCAACGCTCCAATCACCATCTTTCTGCAACTTAGCTGGTCCCGTATGAAGGTTAAATCTTCAATCTTATTTGCTTCCAGTCTTAGCCTATCAGTCTTTAAACTACGTTCAAGAAGCGTAATGTCTTCTCCAGCCCAAAATAatcctttaaatttaattttattaggtaAGAACAAGAAAAAGTAAACTATTTACTTCACAATAAATTAGCTTAGTATTGGCTGTTAGACTAGAAAAtcttaacatttaatatttatccCCTACCTGTCATTGATttctcaaatttatttcttgtcTCAAGATAAccaattccaatttttttctgGGATTTCTTCAATGGTATGTACTTTTCTACATACTTCTTGACATGATACATCATCCTTTTGTCACTGATGACTTTGAAGCCAGTTTTTCTCCAAGGAATTAAGATTCCGGAAAGGATACAACTGACATTGCAAAATTCATTGTTTGTTATGCATTTTAATCTATGAAGAACTTccgtaaattaaaaacataacttattaaattatctttactATATTTGACATAAAACATGAAACAACGTTCTTATCTATTGATTTCTAAAGCTAAAAGCTTACTTGAAAGTTTTGGACATTAAAGGACAAGCGACGAGATCCTTCAATGCTTTCTTTGGAAATTGTTCTCTTAAAAATAAGTAGCGTTGGATAACGTGAATCTTTAGGGGCAGCTGGTTTGTTTCCATTCTATCCAGAGTGACGTTAACTAGGAACATGTTCTTGCGACTcgatcttctttttttaaacccCTTCTTGGGACAAGGATACACCTCAGATACTTTTGTTGTCATAGCtagctttaaaacaaaatttcataaTGTTACTCATTGATCATAATGTTAATCactataaacattttcataatttgtatgaagtttaaaattttttaaaagtttatttaaaatattataaatgtttaaataacctaattcatttaactataattataaaatataacatgcATTATTATGTTATGATGTTATAATAAACTTACTTAAGGTggtaatattagattttttaaaattaaaaattgttaagtagctcgataaaaaaattgttttcttaactgcgctttttttaaatattacccGATTTTTGCGTTTCTAAAGTACCACCTTGTAAcaaatatgataataataaaaatgcgcACTATCGGTATGGATAAAAATTCTTCCATTCTTTGTATTGACGCAGTTAAATTGttaaaggtttataaatttCTATTCGCGCTGAACATTTGAAACTGCccataaaaactcaaaaaatgtaaaaatgttaaactttaaacGAATGGCGCGAGAATAAATACTcatccagaaaaaaaaaaaaaaaaaaaaaaaaaaaaaaaaaaaatatatatatatatatatatatatatatatatatatatattaggttataaatatatattatgcag is a window of Hydra vulgaris chromosome 15, alternate assembly HydraT2T_AEP DNA encoding:
- the LOC100204546 gene encoding uncharacterized protein LOC100204546 isoform X1, translating into MSERIKLYVGSLPFDTRGPDLEEMFSKYGTPYDAHVVMEKEDPNRSRGFGFVEFETKEEADAAIAGLNETPLGHRHIMVQHAGQPASGKPPQRRGRGGGGGRDGGRGGGRGGRGGGRGGGGRSGGRGGGGGGGRGGRSGGGGGGRGGGGGGGRGGGRGGGRSNSYDSGGFGGGRGGSRGFGGRDGGGRDGGRDNRGGGGGFESRGGNRGFDDGRGGGRGGDYGRGGGNYGDNPGGGYGQYSPPQGGYNGGGRGGGYGGGGYNQSGSHPGGGYGSGGGYGGHQGGGGGYGPDSKRDWY
- the LOC100204546 gene encoding uncharacterized protein LOC100204546 isoform X3, which gives rise to MSERIKLYVGSLPFDTRGPDLEEMFSKYGTPYDAHVVMEKEDPNRSRGFGFVEFETKEEADAAIAGLNETPLGHRHIMVQHAGQPASGKPPQRRGRGGGGGRDGGRGGGRGGRGGGRGGGGRSGGRGGGGGGGRGGRSGGGGGGRGGGGGGGRGGGRGGGRSNSYDSGGFGGGRGGSRGFGGRDGGGRDGGRDNRGGGGGFESRGGNRGFDDGRGGGRGGDYGRGGGNYGDNPGGGYGQYSPPQGGYNGGGRGGGYGGGGYNQSGSHPGGGYGSGGGYGGHQGGGGGYGPDSKHSTMLSCYKN
- the LOC136092381 gene encoding uncharacterized protein LOC136092381 yields the protein MTTKVSEVYPCPKKGFKKRRSSRKNMFLVNVTLDRMETNQLPLKIHVIQRYLFLREQFPKKALKDLVACPLMSKTFKLKCITNNEFCNVSCILSGILIPWRKTGFKVISDKRMMYHVKKYVEKYIPLKKSQKKIGIGYLETRNKFEKSMTGLFWAGEDITLLERSLKTDRLRLEANKIEDLTFIRDQLSCRKMVIGALDGRFVDVSNRSASRNNSKTSGIVKKTFHDFSGFSSESEIITDDSNDTCSEDDFKIGNASKKKTVKNMTLKIPKDIFSKTARTAIGMGISTNQATALISFFLCNAGGDIENVTLSHSSTHRIFDTIIRNDAGVLRANITSMVKTSGKPIIVHFDSKIIKDYTGSIDETKDRICVLIRYDNQSHLLGAPGLEHSSGEAQFTAIQNLLDSFDLGQFIHGVCFDTTASNTGYLKGACARLANFYGRPLLLLACRHHVGELHIKHFCNEVAVNKSVGPENQLFKSLKQNWHGIDANNEKMLLKFNHQNVKGTWLEKQALLVLKTCKDLIDKNKLRNSQTFEKRKDYCELAELVFMFLEEDQTVRYKIHKTGAISHARFMAKALYYMKFNLLLPKIRQVLFLSDEIVKEINRMAEYISLFWASWFLTCEFSDSAAFEDQRNYWQMCHYNAYEPAAEVVLKSWRNHMWYLDPSTVVLALACSNKDHYIEMEKMAKVLYSTQRSGIKYVGTVRTKTEILSDSSFLFNIDQPPGLESYISPDSWLIFDILGHTFEKCLWMKLPQIFWKEFPGYNEFQSFVKSVEVVKDSSERAVKLIQDNVKRAKSEEKLQNLLQMKNSWKKPFKKTKNGYKESVTTPAPSLLAVS